In Torulaspora globosa chromosome 1, complete sequence, a genomic segment contains:
- the BUD32 gene encoding serine/threonine protein kinase BUD32 (ancestral locus Anc_5.43), whose amino-acid sequence MSKEIVDKASAVLGPRIELKTIAQGAEAVVFSTRVHPYLPSGHEDKKYIVKYRPPKRYRHPSIDQALTKRRTLGESRLLAKLYLLEGLNVPKIIACDAYNGFIWEEFLGEELPEGYGFSNLKNFLWMYSAKDRNPHDDVVKRTLIRVGQQIGLLHWNGYCHGDLTSSNIVLENVEGSWQPYLIDFGLGSISDSVEDKGVDLYVLERAILSTHSSYADQYNAWLLKGFSDIYKGHGKIGQAKLKEVLSRFNEVRLRGRKRSMIG is encoded by the coding sequence ATGTCCAAAGAGATCGTCGACAAGGCGTCGGCTGTGTTAGGTCCCAGAATCGAGCTCAAAACGATCGCTCAAGGTGCAGAAGCTGTGGTCTTTTCAACTAGAGTTCATCCATACTTACCAAGTGGTCATGAAGATAAAAAGTACATCGTCAAGTACAGACCTCCTAAGAGATATAGGCACCCCTCCATCGACCAAGCTCTGACAAAACGTAGGACCTTGGGGGAGTCACGTCTGCTGGCGAAGCTTTATCTGCTGGAGGGATTGAACGTCCCAAAGATAATAGCCTGTGATGCATACAATGGTTTCATCTGGGAGGAGTTTCTGGGAGAAGAGTTACCAGAAGGATACGGCTTCAGTAATCTTAAGAACTTCCTCTGGATGTACTCGGCGAAAGATCGTAATCCTCATGACGATGTGGTGAAGAGGACTTTGATTCGTGTTGGCCAACAAATAGGCTTATTACATTGGAATGGCTACTGTCATGGCGACTTGACGAGCTCGAACATCGTTCTAGAGAACGTAGAAGGTAGCTGGCAGCCTTATCTGATAGATTTTGGGCTCGGGTCCATATCGGACTCTGTAGAGGATAAAGGAGTCGATTTGTATGTGCTTGAAAGGGCCATCCTTAGTACACATTCATCTTATGCAGACCAGTACAATGCCTGGTTATTAAAGGGATTCTCTGACATCTACAAGGGACATGGAAAGATAGGTCAAgcaaagctgaaagaagtTCTGAGCAGGTTCAACGAAGTGAGGCTTCGTGgcagaaagagaagcaTGATCGGATAA
- the ABZ2 gene encoding aminodeoxychorismate lyase ABZ2 (ancestral locus Anc_5.44), protein MGVKRKKSTRQLTATQQKVYDILQREIIERYFEPAVSDEQFELLSTLRYDPSFTNVFGGLRSGAEGFQLSEIDSRLRLLDYDQYDMFLNGQESTDGSNEGLHNLFDSIVEPTSSAEDYNDSLMSLLDGSEVTVGSSPPNISPNAADLYPVFYNRFLLLGEHYKRLNFTLQFFKWGTHVPLQLLLDKLIEALPEHSEVSDTEQKMSLLLNESACYKMRVLVSKSGRMRVEAHPLTRSTDVGTFPNPSSYFINTILSAFLPESSTVWNVFIDTETLTVSPFTTFKTTYRDHYNAARKRLAEMASRYGQSTQNEILVFNDAYQLMEGSITNVAVIRHKDDDPSQIRFVTPPLSSGCLCGTMRYYLLKKRLLDEYPIDVRDLREGDKVILFNGVMGCVKGVIRQSYKQN, encoded by the coding sequence ATGGGCgtaaagaggaagaagagcacAAGACAGTTGACCGCTACACAGCAGAAAGTTTACGACATACTGCAGAGGGAGATAATCGAACGCTACTTTGAACCAGCCGttagcgatgagcagtTTGAGCTGCTGTCGACCTTACGGTATGATCCATCCTTTACAAACGTGTTTGGTGGGCTTAGGAGTGGTGCTGAGGGCTTTCAGCTGAGCGAGATTGACTCTAGGCTGCGGTTGCTGGATTACGACCAATATGACATGTTTTTGAATGGTCAGGAATCGACCGATGGCAGCAATGAGGGGCTGCACAATCTTTTCGACAGCATTGTAGAGCCTACATCATCAGCGGAAGATTATAATGATTCTCTTATGTCTCTTTTAGATGGAAGCGAGGTCACTGTGGGATCTTCACCGCCAAATATCAGCCCGAATGCTGCTGATCTGTATCCGGTCTTCTACAACAGGTTTTTGCTGCTAGGTGAGCATTACAAGAGGTTGAACTTCACTCTGCAGTTTTTTAAATGGGGAACCCACGTCCCGCTACAATTGCTCCTTGACAAGCTGATAGAGGCCCTGCCGGAGCATAGCGAAGTGTCGGATACagaacagaagatgtcaCTGTTGTTGAACGAGAGTGCATGTTACAAGATGAGGGTTTTGGTGTCGAAAAGCGGACGTATGAGAGTGGAAGCGCATCCTTTGACCAGAAGTACGGATGttggaacttttccaaatCCTTCCTCGTATTTCATTAATACAATCCTCAGTGCCTTTTTGCCAGAATCCTCGACGGTTTGGAACGTTTTCATTGACACCGAAACACTCACCGTGTCTCCATTCACTACTTTCAAGACCACTTACCGAGACCACTACAACGCAGCTAGAAAGAGGCTCGCGGAGATGGCTTCCCGCTATGGCCAAAGTACTCAAAACGAGATTCTTGTCTTTAATGATGCGTACCAGTTGATGGAAGGCTCAATTACCAATGTCGCAGTGATCAGACACAAGGATGACGATCCCAGTCAAATTAGGTTTGTTACGCCCCCACTCTCATCCGGCTGCTTGTGTGGAACCATGCGATACtacctgttgaagaagagactGCTGGACGAATACCCAATCGATGTAAGGGATCTACGAGAAGGCGATAAAGTAATATTATTCAACGGTGTCATGGGGTGTGTCAAGGGCGTTATTAGACAGAGCTACAAACAGAACTAG